Genomic segment of Phycisphaerales bacterium:
TCGTCACCGCCGAGGGCGCGTTGACGGTTCGCCAGGTGGAGCAGAAGTACCTCGCCGTCCAGCCCTGGGACAAGCGGGCCCTGCTGCTGCACCTGCTCAAGCACGAAGAGCCCGATCTGACGCTTGTCTTCTGCCGCACAAAGGACACGGTTGACCGCCTCGCGCAGTTCCTGGCCCGGCACCAGATCGAAGTGCACTCGCTGCACGGCGACATGCCCCAGAGCAAGCGCAATTCGATCGTGCGCAAGCTGCGCAGCGGCCATTTGAGCGTCGTCGTCGCATCGGACCTCGCCGCGCGCGGTCTCGATGTCACCGGCATCTCGCACGTGATCAACTTCGACCTGCCCGAGGATCCGGAGGTCTACATCCACCGCATCGGCCGCACCGCCCGCGCGGGCAAGAGCGGCATCGCGTGGAGCTTTGTGGCGCCCGACCAGGGCAAGCTGCTCACGGCCATCGAGATGCTCGCCAACATCGAGATCGCCAAACTCGACTACCCGGATTTCGTGCCCGGGCCGATTCCCGAAGACAAGCGCGCCCAGATCGCCAAGCCCATCCCCGAAGCGGAAGCGCCGCTCGGCCGGGCCGCAGGCCCTGACGCCGTGTGGGAAGACGAGCGCTCGACGATCGACGAAGAGAAGTTTCCCGGCGGCGTGGTCCCGTCTGGCCCGCCCAAGCGCCGCCTCGGCGGTCGCATGAAGACCCGCCGCGGAAGATAGCGCCGGCCCAGCCGTTGCGATCGACGGCTCAGCATCGCGCCTCGCGCGATACCATCTCTCATGCACACCTTCGGCCGCGACGATGTCCGCCACGCCTTGCGCGCCGCCCAGCCGATCGTCGCGCTCGAAACGGCCGTGCTCACTCACGGCCTGCCGCACCCGATCAACATCGAGACCATGCGCGCGATACAGGCGACGGTGCGCGAAAATGGCGCGACGCCCGCGGCGATCGGCATCATCGACGGTCATCTCATCGTCGGACTGAGCGATGAACAACTCGAACACCTTGCCGCATCGGATGATGTCGGCAAGGCGTCGGCGCGCGACCTGGCGCCCATCATGGCGCGCGGCGGCTCGGCGGGCCTCACCGTCGCCGGAACACTGGCCGTCTGCCGCAACCTCGGCGTGCGCATCTTCGCCACCGGGGGCATCGGCGGCGTCCATCGCGGCTGGCAGAGCAGCGCCGACATCTCCGCCGATCTGGCCGAACTGGCGCAGTGCCCCTGCTGCGTCGTGTGCAGCGGCGCCAAGGCGATTCTCGACATTCCCGCCACCCTCGAACACCTCGAAACGCTCGGCGTGCCCGTGCTCGGCTACCAGACCGATCGCTTTCCGCAGTTCTACTCGCGTGGGTCGGATGAGTACCGGTCGGCGCATCGCGTAGATGATGTGCAGCAGGCCGCACGGGTCTGCGAGATGCACTGGCGCCGCCTGCGGCGCACGTCGGCGGTGCTGCTGGCCAATCCCGTGCCTGAAGCGGCGGCAATCGACCAGGAGGAGATGGATCGCGCGATACACAGCGCCATTGATCGCGCCGCGGCACAAGACATCCGCGGCCAGGCGCTCACGCCGTTTCTGCTCGATGCCGTGGCCGATCTCACCGCCGGCCGTTCGATGCGCGCCAACCTCGCCCTGCTCGAATCCAACGCCGCACTCGCAGCCCGACTGGCGGTGGCGATGGCGGGCGGCTGAGCAGGTCAATCAGATATGATCAACATCTTCGCCACGTTGGTCGTACTCTCTCGCTGCACGGCCTGGAACCACACGCTGGTCATCTGCTCCACGCGCGGCATCACAAGCGTCGTCGTCCAGTCTCCCGCCGAATCGGTCAACCCGCGCTCGGATGCAAGCCGCGGCAGACAGAGATCAGCCGTCACATTCAAGTGTGGAATATATGTCGAACCCACGCCCCGCAAAGAGTACAGCAGCCATATCGACCGATCGGGGAGAGCACCGAAGACGTCAAACGTGCCCGCTTCCCCAGCGATGAGCGGATCCGGGGAAATTCGCAGGAGATTCGAACTTTCGAAGACGTACGCCGCCCCGGAGGTGCCTCCCAGGTCGTCGCAGGCCCGGGCCCCGATGACGATGCGCCCCCCCTGGATGGCAACGGCGTTGCCGAATTGCTCAAACTCCTCGCCATCCGAGGCCGAGAGTTTGGCGACCAGTTCAAACGTGCTCAAGTCATAGACGTACGCCGATCCGGACCGGAAGCCCATGTCGTCGTCATACGATGCGCCGACCACCAGTCGCTGGCCGTCAATCGCAAGCGCCCATCCAAAGCTCTGCCCTTCGATCCCATCAGCAGGCGCGATTTTGTGAAGCAGCCGGCCCGCGTTGATGTCATAGATGTAGACCGACCCCGAGAGCGGGCCGTTCACGTCATCGTGATACGCGCTCACCGCCAGGCGATCACCCGACACCGCCAGACACTCGCCAAAGGACATCCCTTCGACAGGATCGGGAGGCTGCAGTTTGTACAGATACTCGCCGGTTGGCGAATCGAATACGTACACCGATCCGGTGCGAAGCGATTCGGTTTCGTCGAAGTAGGCTGACACCACGATCCGATCGCGACCGATCGCCACCGCGCTCCCAAAGGCCTGCCCATCGTGGGCGTCGGGAGCGAGGATTCTTAAGAGTTGCTCACCTGTGGCAATGTCAAAGACGTACGCGGCGCCAGTCCACTTCTTGAACTCAACCCCCGACGGGCAGCCGACCACGGCGATCCGACCCTGTAAAGCGATCTCACAGAAGTTCGGAAAGGGATCATCTGAGTTGGTGCATTCAAGCCTGCGCAGCGCCTTGCCTGTGGGCAGATCGAACACGACAACCGAGCCGCGATCGGCGTACGAGTTGCCATAAGGATCGGCCGCTACGACTCGATCATGATCCACCGCAAGCGTCCAGCCAAACCTCCCCTCCACTCGCGGAGGATGCCCGGAGACCTTTTGCAGTTGCCTCCCCGACTCCTGATCGAACACATAGAACGCACCCGAGAAGAGGCCGCTCTCGTGATCCTGCGGGGCTGAGATGACGGTCGAATCGCCTGACATACCCACACACCACCCGAAATACGCATTCGGATGACCATCTTCGGCAAGGAGTTTGCGCGTCTGCACCCATCGTTCCTGCGCCCGGGCGACTCCTGACGCCATAAGCACTGTCGCGGCCGTGATCGTGAGGCACGCTGCGACTGGCGGGTGGCGCCGCAGATGAACGACCGAGAGTCTGCACTTCACGACTGGCGCCTCCGACGAGTGATTCGCTGTTCGATCAACGGCGATTTTCGGACTGCTGGATGATCTATCGTCAAGAAATCGCGACAGGCACCACTCGACCGACCGCCTCGCGATAACCAAGGTACAGAATCGCGCTCACCACCGCCGTGATCAGCGCTGCCAGCGCCGTCGCGGCGGGCTGAATCGTCGTCGCTTCATCCACCACGCGGGCCATGCCTCCGCTCCTGGATTGCTCCTCTTCGCGGTGATACGTGAGCCAGCCGGTGATGCCGTAGGACTCGATCTGCAGCCGGTGGGAAGTGAGCGAGAGTTGACTGAAGTCATCGATGGACCGCGGCCGGACCCACGTCAGGTACATCGCGCCGCCCCAGAGCAGCAGGAGCACCAGGCCGAGCAATCGCGCGCGAGTCGGCGTCATGGGCGGCGGTCTTAGCAAGCGGCAAACTCCATCCCGCACTCCGGACATCGGACGCCATCGAGCGCCCGCAGATCGTACCCGCAGCCGTCGCACGTGCCCGCAGCGCACGTGAAGCCGCCGACGAGCGCCCGCCATACGACGTAGAGGATCAGACTCGAGACAGCCGTCATGATCAGCGCAGCGGTAATGCCGCGAGGGCTGATCTCAAAGCCTTCGTCCTCCAGGTGCATTGGCCCACCCAACATCGACTGAGTTTCGTGGCGGTGATAGGCGAGCCAGTCGCCGACGCCGTAGGTGACCCTTTGTGACCAGTGCGAAGTCATCGAATAGTCCAAGCCCATGCGAACGCTGACACGCCAGCCCCACATCACATACATCCCCGCCAGCCAGACCAGCAGGAACGCGGCCCCGAAGAGCCGTTTTCGCACCGGTCTTGTGGGGGGCCAGGTCATGATGCCGCAGTCTCCGTGCCACACTCCGGGCAGCGTGATGACGTCAATCCGCGCAGGTCGTAGTCGCAATGATCGCAGGTGCGCTCCGACGGGACTGCCCTGCCAATCAGCACACGCCAACTGACAAAAAAGCCTACGGCGAGCACACCCGAAGCAGCTAGCGCCTTCATCAGGCCATACGACTGAACTTCGAAGGAACTCTCCCCATAGACAGTGTTCCCCGGTGCTGTCTCCTCGTACTGGATTGACCGCACCAACCAGCCACTCCAGCCGTAAGTTGTGACGTCCGATCCAGACACAAGGCCGAAGCTCGTTCCGTCGAAAACGAATTCGCTCGCTCTTCCCCAAACGATGTACATCCCCGCCAGCCACACCAGCAGGAACGCGGCCCCGAAGAGCCGTTTTCGCACCGGTCTTGTGGGGGGCCAGGTCATGTGTGCTCCGGATTCGATCCGCCAGGGTGTTACGATTCGCTCGACCGCGCGGTTCCGGCCGCCTTCGGCCTCGCCGCGCTTTCCCGATGGTACGAACGCGCC
This window contains:
- a CDS encoding DEAD/DEAH box helicase; the protein is MTDQTQTVQTPFSDLGLRGSVSRGVAEAGFEQPTEIQAQIIPPILAGRDVLGQARTGTGKTAAFGLPLLHLGDPDVPSQALILVPTRELAMQVDTELKKLGRYTPIRSQPIYGGQRLRSQIAEFEKRRPNLIVGTPGRVMDLHQRGVLSYDNIKRVVLDEVDRMLDIGFREDIRKILGGVKRPAQFVFVSATITEEIETLARKYMTDPVKIVTAEGALTVRQVEQKYLAVQPWDKRALLLHLLKHEEPDLTLVFCRTKDTVDRLAQFLARHQIEVHSLHGDMPQSKRNSIVRKLRSGHLSVVVASDLAARGLDVTGISHVINFDLPEDPEVYIHRIGRTARAGKSGIAWSFVAPDQGKLLTAIEMLANIEIAKLDYPDFVPGPIPEDKRAQIAKPIPEAEAPLGRAAGPDAVWEDERSTIDEEKFPGGVVPSGPPKRRLGGRMKTRRGR
- a CDS encoding pseudouridine-5'-phosphate glycosidase, coding for MHTFGRDDVRHALRAAQPIVALETAVLTHGLPHPINIETMRAIQATVRENGATPAAIGIIDGHLIVGLSDEQLEHLAASDDVGKASARDLAPIMARGGSAGLTVAGTLAVCRNLGVRIFATGGIGGVHRGWQSSADISADLAELAQCPCCVVCSGAKAILDIPATLEHLETLGVPVLGYQTDRFPQFYSRGSDEYRSAHRVDDVQQAARVCEMHWRRLRRTSAVLLANPVPEAAAIDQEEMDRAIHSAIDRAAAQDIRGQALTPFLLDAVADLTAGRSMRANLALLESNAALAARLAVAMAGG